In one window of Echeneis naucrates chromosome 17, fEcheNa1.1, whole genome shotgun sequence DNA:
- the LOC115057574 gene encoding LOW QUALITY PROTEIN: carboxypeptidase N subunit 2 (The sequence of the model RefSeq protein was modified relative to this genomic sequence to represent the inferred CDS: substituted 2 bases at 2 genomic stop codons), with amino-acid sequence MSGSCTLLITAVXLCIWTHSRSNTEERGSPQVVHFRPTPATKMEIKPSKMAANISPRVPYSMLQDPCFTEXKMDKESGLTLFLVLLLCHKGNTLSQTSCPYKCQCFTPVQVLCADERMISLPTNISKQVKDFIVMTSGLAYLFPNTLEESPQLTKLVFLNNALRSIHSQAFKHLTELQELEISGNPTLDKFFPETFSNQRNLMKLVLNFNRFREILPGMFDSLKQLQTLQMKGNFLLELPKFLFLNLHNLKFLDLSQNKLEDVRRETFSGLARLEILKMNNNLIDNITSDTFKNISQLTELHLEGNMISELSEGTFSTLSNLKVLNLRGNLLRAFSDEVFAFNASNLKELNLKGNRLIELSSLSRLTALSVLILSSNQLSTLPEDIFRNLTVLETVDLSENQLTFLPETIFKGLSSVEVIHLHMNNLSKVEPKLFEDQIFIQQLYLSDNQLKTIPFGLLDTFDIQPTLRLHGNPWSCDCHMWYLHDWVLRNTLDIEMVERMLCESPGYLRRRTVISIEKDQLLCQVFQDEMPGLNSCSLQTSSDTIVIKCKVDKCSPLAVMVEFQEVDGNINEHILKKDISQCSNETMTNNSNQ; translated from the exons ATTCAATGCTGCAAGATCCGTGTTTCACAGAG TGAAAAATGGACAAAGAATCAGGCCTGACTTTGTTCCTGgtgctgcttctctgtcacAAAGGCAACACACTGTCACAAACTTCATGTCCATACAAATGCCAGTGTTTCACTCCGGTCCAAGTGTTGTGTGCAGACGAACGGATGATATCATTGCCAACAAACATATCCAAACAGGTCAAGGACTTTATTGTAATGACATCAGGTTTGGCATATCTGTTCCCCAACACTTTAGAGGAGAGCCCCCAACTCACCAAGCTTGTCTTCTTAAATAACGCACTGCGGAGTATTCACTCTCAGGCTTTTAAACATCTGACTGAGCTGCAGGAACTGGAGATTAGTGGAAACCCCACGCTGGACAAATTCTTTCCTGAGACATTTTCAAATCAGAGAAACTTGATGAAACTGGTTCTCAACTTCAACAGGTTTCGGGAGATCCTTCCCGGCATGTTTGACTCCCTTAAACAACTACAAACTCTGCAAATGAAGGGAAATTTCCTATTAGAACTGCCTAAGTTTCTCTTCCTGAACCTCCACAACCTGAAATTCCTGGACCTGTCCCAGAATAAGCTTGAAGATGTAAGAAGAGAGACATTTTCTGGTCTGGCCAGGCTGGAGATcctgaaaatgaacaacaaccTCATTGACAATATTACATCTGacacattcaaaaatatttctcagCTGACGGAGCTTCACTTGGAAGGGAATATGATATCAGAGCTCAGTGAGGGTACCTTCTCTACTTTAAGTAATCTAAAGGTGCTGAACCTCCGTGGAAACCTTCTTAGAGCCTTCAGTGATGAAGTGTTTGCATTCAATGCCTCAAATTTAAAGGAGCTTAACCTTAAAGGCAACAGGCTGATTGAACTGTCCTCTCTGAGCCGTTTGACAGCTCTTTCtgtcctcatcctctcctctaACCAGCTCTCCACCCTTCCtgaagacattttcagaaatctTACAGTGCTGGAGACTGTAGATCTCTCTGAAAACCAGCTGACATTTCTACCTGAAACTATATTTAAGGGCCTATCAAGTGTAGAAGTGATCCACCTCCACATGAACAATCTGAGTAAGGTGGAGCCCAAACTGTTTGAGGACCAGATATTCATTCAGCAACTCTACTTGTCTGACAACCAGCTGAAAACTATCCCATTCGGCCTTTTAGACACGTTCGACATCCAGCCCACTTTGAGGTTGCATGGAAACCCCTGGAGCTGTGACTGCCACATGTGGTACTTGCATGACTGGGTGCTGAGAAACACCCTAGACATAGAGATGGTGGAGAGGATGCTCTGCGAGAGCCCGGGTTATCTGAGAAGACGAACAGTCATCTCCATTGAAAAGGACCAGCTGTTGTGTCAGGTGTTTCAGGACGAGATGCCCGGTCTCAACAGCTGTAGTTTACAGACATCCAGCGACACCATTGTCATCAAATGTAAAGTGGATAAATGTTCACCGCTGGCAGTCATGGTAGAGTTTCAGGAGGTTGATGGAAATATTAACGAgcacattttgaaaaaagacatttctcaATGTAGCAATGAGACAATGACCAACAACTCCAACCAGTAG